The nucleotide sequence CTTGTGGTGATCACAGCTTCACAATTGAAATCTCAATCTGGTGGGTAAACTATGAAAAACAAAATCACAGTCGCCGCCTGTCAGTTGTTTGATGTGCAGGATGATCTGGAGCAGTCGCTGGCAAAGATCAAAGAGTATGCAACACAGGCCAGTGAGCAGGGTGCGGCGCTGGTCTGCTTTCCCGAATCGTATCTGCAGGGTTACACGACAAAGGAAATACTCGCGCGAGAGCGGGCGCTGGATATTTCTTCCGACAGGTTTACGGATATTTTGAAACGACTGGAGTCGCTGCAGCCGACGCTGGTGATTGGTTTTATTGAGAAAGCAGGCACGCAATTGTTTATTTCCGCGGCGGTTGTCAGGCAGGGAACGCTGCTGGGCTGTTACCGCAAGACCAGGCTGGCGCCCGGGGAACGATTGTTCGATCCGGGGACCGAGACGCCGACGTTTGAAGTTGAGGGGCTGCGGTTTGGTGTGAATATCTGTTATGAGCTGAATCTTCCCGAGTGTGCAGCAACGATTGCCTCTCAGCAGGCACAGCTGATGGTCTGCCCCTGTTATAATATGCTGCACCCGGAGAATGCCGAATGGTGGAAGCATCGCCACAATACAATTCGCGCCGAACGAACGCGGGAAACCGGACTCTGGCTGCTCTCCGCGGATGTAACGGGGAGTCGCGACGGACAGATCGCTTATGGCCCGACCGCGCTGATTGACCCCGATGGAACCGTGGTGGCGCAAGTCCCCTTAATGGAAGAAGGGTTACTCCTGCAGGAAATTACGTTTTAGAGGAGACAACTCTCAGGAGCTTTCTGGCGCTTCACGGACTGCGGTCTTCAACGGAAATGGTTGAATAAGTCCAGATTCGAGTTGAACTTACGGCCCGCGTCCGGGTATTCTCATTAAAGAAGAACAACTCAAACCGACAGCGATAAACCATCGGGGATCGCAGAGCAGGGAGTCAGCAGGGATGAAGTATGCAGGGTTCTGGGTCCGGACGATCGCGTATGTGATTGATATCGTCCCGATCAGTATTATCGTGGTGACAGTCTTTTATCTCTATGCAGATTTTGGAGAAACGTGGACGACCTATCGCGCGGACCGTACGAACGTGGATGCGCGGGTGCAGTTCATGGCCGAACGAAACTGGATCCGGGAAATTTCGTTTGGCGTGTGGCTCGTGTATTGTGCGTTGATGGAAGGTTCCTCTGTTCAGGGGACGCTGGGCAAACGGCTGATGGGGATTCGCGTAGTGGACCGGCTGGGAAACCGGATTTCGTTTGGTTGTTCGGTCATCCGAAACCTGTCGAAGATTACTTCCTATCTGCCATTTCTGATGGGCTTTTTCTGGATCGCCGGTTCACGGCAGAAGCACGGCTGGCATGACATGCTGGCGAAGACAGATGTCGTTTACAGGGAATCCCGGCTGCATGAATATTTTAAATGATGTTGTGTTGAGCTGGTTTGTGGAAGTGTTGGTAGTTTGACTTCAGTGAGCACTCACTTAACTGGAGGATTGATGATGAGACACTATGAAACAGCAGACTCGATTCGCGAGATGATCGCTTATTTCCTGCCTTTCTGTGATGACAAAATCACGCTGCAGATATTGCTCAGGATGAGTGAGTGCCTGGAGCCCTGGGATGAAGCAGATGCGCTGTATGAGCGGATCAGACAGAAAACGGTGATCGCCCGTAAACAGAATGCGAGCCGCGCGCTGGCACAATATGCGTTCGAAGAGAGCTGTGCGAAAACGCTTTATAACATGTCGAAACCAGCTTCGCCTTACTACAGTGATGCGCCGTTCTGGGTGATCCCGCTGGGCTTCCGCCTGGCTTGTGCACTGGAACTTCCGGATCCCTGTGCGTTCAGTTCGCTGCTGGATGATGACTCGGATCAGCGCTTTCGCTTCATGTGAACGGTGATAGTTGTCTCTGCCAATTTACGTATCCCATGTGTGTTTTTTAAAAGGCATTTGTAGTAGTTCAGTCAATTGAGTTAGTTTGCGGGGAGAGTAAGGCGATGAGTGAAGAGGAAAATATTGTTTTGTATCAAAGCGATGATCCTGACATGGTGAAAGCCAGCCAGCAGGCGCGGAAAACATTTAAGTATTTCTGGCGGGAGTTGTCCTGGGAATGTCGTCGGATCATCCCCGGTCTGGATTTTGCTGCTGTCAAAGTGGCCTTTCACGATCCGGACGTGGCCCCTGGCGACCCGGATACCGAGCATATGTGGGTGAACGGCATTGACTGTAATGGCAGAGAGATTATGGGAACGCTCAACAATGACCCGGAGTGGCTGACCAATGTGAAAGACGGGGATCAGATCTGTGAGCCGATGTCTGCAATCTCGGACTGGATCTTTGCCGTTCGGGGGAGAGCGTATGGCGGATATACCGTAAACCTGATTCGTTCGCGGATGTCTTCCAGCCAGCAACGCGCGCACGATCAGGCCTGGGGCATGGACTTTGGCGATCCGGACGAGATTGAAGTCGTCTATGTACCCACGGAACCGGTGGGATTTCTGGGACGACTGTTCGGGAAGAAACCCGTGATTGATCCGGAAGTGCGCAAGCAGAATATGCTGGAACATCCGATGTGTATTAACATGGGTGAGTCGCTGGAAGCAGCGTTGCAGGAATCTAGAGAAATGGTGACAGACACAGATGAAGAGGGCTGGACGATGCTGCACCGCGATGCACTGGCCGGCAATGCGACAGTCGTCAAAATCCTGTTGGAGCATGGAGCCGATCCGACCTTGAAAACACCGGAGGGCGACACGCCTTATGATCTGGCCAGACGCTTTGGTTGGAAACATGTGATGAAACTACTGGCGAATTGAAAGTGACAGGGATGACTGCTGCAAGATTCCGCCAGGAGAAGGTGATTCACTATCATAGCTGGGGGATTAAAAAAGAGACGGTTTGGATGAACGTACAGAGTCGGAGAAGTGGAAATGATTGCAGAAGCAAAAATAAGATTTAAGGGAAGGGCATTTCACTCAAGTGAATGGCATGAGCTACTGAGAGTTACTGGTTTTCGAGTGGTATCTAGTGGTTTGGATAAAATTATTTATACATCTGGTGGAAGTTATTTAGTTGCCAAACAAATTGGGTTTGTCAGATATGAGGAGGAAGAGGCATTTGATTGTGTTGTCGAGTTGAGACAGTCAAAAGTCTGGGAAGGATTTATCAAATTTTATGCAACATTATTAGCTGCGTTTGCCGTCCCTCAGGAAGTCGTTATTACGTTAGATGAAAATGATTTCACCGAACAAAGTTTGTTGAAACAGTATGCTGAAAAGAAAATACTGCAGTTATTTCCTGAAGAAGATTTAATTGACAATAGGGTTTACAGAGAAGGCGATGGAGTTCAATTTCTATAATGGAACTCAATAATCCTGATTCAACTGGGATATGATTATAAGATGACAGACATCTGCATCGATTTGAATGAGTACCGTGTGAATCTGCGTGTGGCGGCGATTGTGCGGCGGGGGGATGATGTGCTGTTGTGCCGTCCGCCTGGGCATGACTGGTGGTTTCTGCCGGGCGGGCGGATTAAGGTCAACGAAGATTCGCTGACCGCGGTGCGGCGGGAACTGACCGAAGAGATCGGGCCGGGCTTTGAAGTGCGGAAACCGACGGCGATCGTAGAGAACTTCTTCAATCTGGACGACCGGCGGTTTCACGAGATCTGCACGGTTTACGAAGTCACCTGGCACGGGACTGCGATCGCGGCAACGGTCGAGGATGTGCAGGAAGTGTTCGGCTGGTTTTCACTGGCGGAATTGAGGGACGTGGTGCTCAAGCCGGATTTGATCAAACAGCGGATATTCAATCCTCGTGCGGATCTGGAGCTGATTGTGAATCGGGACAACGGATGAGTTTTCTCTGGCAAAGCAGGTTCGCATGACCTATCGCAATCGCGTGTTTCTCTACATTACGAACGAGGATCATCTGCTGGTGTTTGACCACGTTGATTTTCCGGAGGCAGGAACGCAGATCCCCGGCGGGACGATTGAGCCGGGAGAGATTCCGGAAGACGCGGCACTGCGGGAAGCACGCGAAGAAACGGGGCTGAATGGTTTTTCGAGTCCAGTCCTGATTGCCCGCCAGAAAATGGATCTGGAACCGTTCGGAAAACAGGAAATCATTGATGCCTGGTTTTACCATCTGCAATATGAGGGAGAACGGAAAGCACGCTGGCGACATGCAGAGCAGACGCCCGGTGATGGGAGTGCACAGCCGATTCTGTTTGAATTGTATTGGGTTCCACTTCACGGGGAGGTATCCTTAAATGGTGCCGACGGGATGTATCTGGAGCAGGTGTGTGAGCGGATGAAATGTGAGTGATCGTCATTCGATCCGTATTCAACGGAGGCGTTATGCAACATTCGTACTTAAAACCGATTTCGTGGCGAACCGGGCTATTGCTACTGCTGTTGACCCTGGTGGTTCCGGTAATTCTCTGGCTGCTGTTCGAGGCAACTCTGCCGTTCCTGATTGCTTTTCTGACTGTTCCCGTGATTCTGATGGCGGTCTAGCGTGATCCCGGTTTTCTCATCGGGGGCATATTTTTCTGGGGCACGCAGATTCTGTGGGAGCAGCTGAGCATGCAGCCGGGGCAGGTCGATAATATGTTGTCGGGGCTGGTAATTACCCTGGGCTGGGTGCCTTATGTAATATTTTACGGGCCGATTTTTCTGTTCATCAAATCGAATGATCGCTATCGCGAGAGGTGGGGCGGGACCAGCTCTGCCGTTATTTCTGATCGCTTGGATTGAGTTTGTGTTTTCAGATCAGTGGCTTAGAGCCTGCAGACAGGAGACAGGAACAGATCAGGAAGATTACACAATTTCACTACTTTAATTTTCAGAAGCGGAATTGTATGATATCGGAGTCTGCCGGAGCGAGGCCTGTTTTTGAGCTTCGTTGTCGGCGTGTGTCTTTATGATCAGAGTTGAGAACTATGTCATCATCATCAGAGTCCCTGACCCGGGAGCGGCTGTCTGCGGAAGAAGTTGAGAAATTCGAGCAGGACGGCTACCTGATTTTACGTAATCTCTGTCCCGAATCCTTGCGGCAGGAAATGCTGGCAGCGACAAAGGATGGACTGTCACGGGTGGTGGAGCCGGTCGAGTATGAAGCCGACGTGGAATATCCCGGTTCTCCCAGTTCGCGGAATGTGGCCGGCGGCGAAACCGTGCGGCGGCTGCTACAGTCGCACAGTCGCGGGATGAGCTTCACCCAACTGGTGAGTCATCCGGCGCTGGTGAATCGGCTGTCGCAGTTACTGGGGCCCGATTATGTAATGCCGCTGGCACATCATAACTGCATCATGACCAAGCAGCCGGAATTCAGCAGCGACACGATGTGGCATCAGGATATCCGCTTCTGGTCGTTTGAGCGGAGAGAGCTGATCAGCGTCTGGGTGGCGCTGGGCGAAGAGAACACAGACAATGGCTGCCTGAAAGTCATTCCGGGCACGCATCGCATGACTTTTGAACCGCATCGACTGGACGAACGGATCTTCCTGCGACCCGATCTGCCGGAAAACCAGGAGTTGATTGAAACCAGTGTGTCTGCAGAACTGCATCCGGGGGACATCCTGTTGTTCCACTGCCGCACGTTTCATGCGGCGACCCGCAATTTTACCGACCAGGCCAAGTTCTCTGTGGTCTTCACGTTCCGACCTGCGGACAATCCCCCGATCAGTGGAACGCGTTCGGCCAGTCTGCCGGAACTGGTGATTCATTCGAATCCGTAGTTCACGCCTTTGACTTTTCCTGTTACCTGGGTCGGCCCGAGTAGATTTCGGGCCGAGCGGAGCGAGCAGGAGGTTGTGGTGTGATCGTGCGAGTTGAGGGTGCGTCTACCGTGGGATCAGGTTGATCGTATGAGGTGCGTTCCTGACGAGCCCACGCGTATCCTGCGACCTCCTGTTGTCTGCGACAACCTCGAATTGGATTCGAGGCCACCCGCTGTGATCGCAAATCATTTTGCGTGGCTTGAATCGAGTTCAGGTTGGGGTTTGGTGTCGAGGAACTGGGCGGCACCGAGATATTTTCCCCAGGAGCCGAAGTAGCCGCGATAGAGCATGATCAGGTAGGCGGGTACGATGATGGGGCGAATGATGAAGGTATCGAGCAGTACGCCGAACGCCAGGGCAAAGCCGAGTTGCTGCATGCCGACCAGGGTCCCTGCCATCAGTGAGGAAAAGGTGCCCGCCATGATAATCCCGCAACTGGAGATGATGCCGCCCGTACTTTTGAGGGCTGAGATCACGCCGTCGACGGGATCTTTGGTTTTCTGTTCTTCATCGATACGGGTAATCAGGTAGATGTTATAGTCTTCGCCGACGGCAATCAGAATGGTGAAGAGGAACATCGGCACTTTCCAGTCGAGGCCGGTAAAGTTGTGTGGATCCAGGGCCCAGAAGACGGTAAAGGTCACTCCGAGTGTCACGAGGTAGCTGAAGAAGACACTCAGGATCAGGTAAGCTGAGATAGCCGGTCGGCGGAGCAGGATCACCAGAATGATAAATACGCTGCCGAGTACCAGGATATCGATGCGAGCCTGATCCTGATCGGTTACGGATTTCAGGTCGCTGATGCTGGCGGTAGCGCCGATGTAATAAAGTTTCGTGTCGGTACGCAGATTTGCGGGCAGTGATTTACTGACTGCTTTTTTAACCCGCTCCAGTTGCATCATACTGTCATGTGAGAAGGGATCTTTTTCGAGGATCAGATCCATGCGGGTGACATGATTTTCCAGTTCGGGCTCGGAGCTGACGTAGTAGTTCTTAATGACTTTAATGCGGCTGATAGCGCGTAATTTTGCCAGGCCGCGCAGGTCTCTGGCTTTTTCCATTTCATCCGCGGCACCAATACCAAATGGTTTGGTCATATTGCGGATATCGGCGATGCCCAGTTCCTCTTTATTTTTTAAGAGGTCAGCGGTCAGTTTTTCGATGGCCTCGCGACCTTTGGAATCGGAAAAATTGACGTCGGGATTTTCAAACAGCAGCGTCAGCGGCCCTGTTGCGCCCGCCGGGTAATGGCCCTGGACGGCTTTGGTGCCAACCACGCTGGGGTCTTCGCTGGGAAGTTCAGATAAGAGTCCATAACTTAAATTTCCATAACAGGCCAGGCTGATCAGGACGAATGGAAAAAGGACCAGGAAAGTAGAAAGCCAGATTTTTCCGGGTTTTTTGAGTAACGCCAGCGAGACCGATTCCCAGAGCGAACCGGCCCAGTTGCGTTGCATCAGGCGTGCCATGACACTGGACGGGGTGAGCCAGCCGGCGGAAATCGCGACGCGTTCATTGAATGACTGCGGCCAGTAGGCGAAGCGGCCCGCCAGGCAGAGCAGCGCGGGTGAAAGTGTGAGGGAAGCAATCAGAACGAAGAACAGGCTGAGTGCCATAGCGATGCCGGCCTGCTGGAACTTGCCGAATTCTGCGAAGACCATCATCCCGATACCACACATTGTGGTCCCGGCACTGGCAGCCAGGGCAGCGCCGACGGTGGCAATGGAATTGGAAATGGCTTCTTTGAAGGTACATTCCTTATCCAGTTCCTCTCTGTGCCGGGCGATCAGGAACAGGCAGTAGTCGACTCCCGCACCATAAAGAATGACCGTTACGTAGATTTCTATGCCGGAGAACAGGCCTACCCAGCCCCAGGATCCCAGAATTGCCAGGACGGAGAGTGCGATTTTGACCGAGACGAAGACCGTGAACAGCGGGATTAACGCGAGGATGGGAGCGCGGTAAATGATGATCAGCAGCAGGATCACCAGGAGTACCGTCCAGAGTTCGGTAGCTTCGGCGCTCTGGTTCGCAGCCCGAATCATATCGCGGCCGACAGTGGCGATGCCGCTGAGGGTGATATCGAGGCCGGGCTCAATCGATTTTTTGAATTCGTCTTTTTTAAGGAGATTCTCAATGCTCTCAACGGTTTTCGCATTACTCTGATCCAGAAATTCCGTGGAGAGTTCTACGATGACCAGTGAGGCTTTGTTGTCTTCACTCTGCAGCAGATCGCCGATGGATTTATCGGTATAGGTTCGAATGCGCGAAATGTTCGACTTATTTGATTCTATACCGTGCTCTTTACTCTCGGTGGCATAGCCTCCCTGTTCTTCCACAATGTCTTCAAGCTGTGGTTTGAGAGTGTCTTCGATAAATTTAAGGTCTTGCGGACGAAGTCCCTGGTCGCCGTGTTCACGCCGAACAACGATGACAATGCTGCTTGCCAGCAGATCATCGGGGAAGGCGCGTTTGAACAGTTTCTCGCCTTGCAGACTGGGAGAGTCAGCGGGGAGAAATGCGAACTCGCCATTCATGACCACCGAAGACCATTCCGGCGCGACGTAAGAAATCCCTGCTACTGCTACAACCCAGCATACAAGAATGATTTGCCAGTAACGGACTACAGTGTTGCCTAAAACTCGAAACATAGAGATTGCTAACAAAGAGCGAATGGAGAGACGTAAAATACAATCTGGGAAGACACTAAACAGTTTCAAGAGCAGTTCTTTGAAACCGGATCCATCGGTGTGAGGTATCTACAGTAACTTCAGGTCTCCGCGCCGTCAATCTTCACACATTACAGTGACTGAATGCAAGTCTAAGGGGCTTGTAATTGCAAGGTGAGGCTGAAAAGTGTGTTTATGTTCATTTTTAATGAGCCTTGATCAAATTAATTTTGTATCTCACATGAGATTTGTCATAATGTGTCTCTGACTGGAAAACATTCCCTGTCTCCGGTTCCCAATCGTTCTGATGATTGAAAAGGATCTTCGTATGTTTCGTAGCCCTCGCCGTTTCTCTGTTTTGTGTTTTTTGCTTCTGCTGACGCTGGTCTGTCTAAGTCCGGTCGTTGCGTCGGCCCAGACGATCGCCCGTTGTGGCGAAGGCTGGCTGGAAAAGATCGACGGTTATTATGTGTTGCATTTGAAGGGAACTCATTACGAGATGGGTTATCAGCAGGGAGTCTTACTGAAAGAAGACGTTCGCAAGAACATGTACAACCTGCTCAATGAAAAAGGGGAGACTACCCTGGTCGACCTGGGTCCGGTGAAACTGAAACCCCGACAGGCGATTGAAACGGTAGTTCAAATTCAGAAACCTTACACACCTCAGAAATATGTAGACGAGATGCAGGGCCTGGCAGCCGGTGCCGGGATCGCTTATGAAGATGTGAGAGCGACGAACTTCATTCCGGAGATGTTTCACTGCAGCGGTTTTTCGATTGCCAATTCTGCGACGAAAGACGGAACCCTGTATCATGGTCGCGTGCTGGACTATGCCTGTGACTGGGGTCTGCAGGATCATGCGGTGCTGGTCGTTGCGGAACCGAAAGGGGGAATTCCGTTTGTCAATGTCTCCTACGCCGGTTTCATTGGCTCTGTGACCGGTATGAATATGCAGTCTGTTTCGATAGGCGAAATGGGAGGCCGGGGGCTGGGACACTGGTCGGGAGTGCCGATGGCGTTTCTGGTCCGCGAAGTCCTGGAGACAGCGAAAGATCTGGATGAAGCGATCGCCGTGTTTCGCGATAACTATCGCACGTGCGAATATTATTATGTGATTGCGGATGGCAAAACAAATCGTTCTGTAGGCATGGCGACCAGTTGGGAGAAGATGGAACTGATTCAACCAGGCGAATCGCATCCCCTGCTGCCGAACCCGGTGAAAGATGCCGCATTGCTGTCAGCCGGCGATCGTTACCAGGAACTGTCCAAACGGGTCAAGCAGGGCTATGGCGAATTCACGGCTGAGTCGGCGATCGAACTGATGAGCCGCCCGGTCGCGATGAAGTCCAATCTGCACAATGTGTTGTTCGAGCCTAAATCGACAAAGCTCTGGGTCGCGAATGCGAGTTCCGACGGGAAGCCGGCTGCGAATCAGAAGTATTACGGTTTTCAGTTATCAGAACTGTTAAAACGCAAACCCGATTTGAATGCCCCCGTTTATCCGATGCCAACTGGCCAGGCTGTTTCTCAGAAAACAGAATAGACATCAGATATTCGTTTCATTTTGCCGTTGCAGCCAGGCATCAGGCAGGTAGTCGATCAGATCCGAGGCGATGAGCGCGGGTTGTGAGAGATCCTCTGCTGCCAGATCTCCGGCGAGCCCATGCAGGTGCGCTGCCAGTTGTGCGGCGGCAAAAGCAGGCATGCCCTGACCACACAATGCGGTCAACAGACCGGTGAGGACATCACCTGTGCCACCGGTTGACATGCCGCTGTTGCCCGTTGTGTTGACGGTGATGCGGGAGCCATCCGTAATGACTGTGTCTGCTCCTTTCAGGAGTAATACGACCTGTTGCTGTTGTGCGTATTCGCACGCGTGTGTTTCTCGATCTTCACTGATTTCGGAGATACTTTTTCCCGTGAGCCGTGCGAACTCACCGGGGTGGGGTGTAAACAGGCGGGGTCCCGCGGCAGCAGGCAGATGCTGGTTCGATGCTGCAATCACGTTTAAAGCATCCGCGTCGATGATTAAAGGCTGTTTGAGCTCTGCATAAAGTTTCCAGATCAGCATCTGCACCCAGGGAAGTTTCCCGAGTCCGGGACCAATCGCGATGGCTGCGAAGTCGTCAATCTGACCCAGCAGAAACTTTGCTGACGGGCCCGTCAAGTGACCTGACGGTTCGACGTGCAGCGGCAGGGTAAGGTAACAGGGATTCACGGCAGCGACGATGGATTGAATTTCATGGGGAACGGCTAGAAAAACGAGTCCGGCGCCACCCCTGAGGGCGCCCATTCCTGAGAGAGAGGCAGCGCCGCTCATCCCCGCACTGCCGGCAATCACCAGAACTTTTCCAAACGTTCCTTTATGTGAATCCACAGGTCGTTGAGGCAGTGGAGGCAGGTCTGAAATACGTTGAAGATTCATGATAAAAAATTCTTTCAAATTGCTTGGACTTCACTAAAATGTGAAACGATTCTACAGACATGAGATGGTGTGCAGAAATTCCCGTGTTTGTATTTCACCGGGATGGGGCTGTGAATCCAAACGAGTTCACGAAAGTTAGTCTGGGGCAAATAAGTTGACTGGTAAAATGCTTCTTGTCTGTAAGTTCAATTTATCCTGTTGAAAGTTTGACTGGGAAGACTCCCACTTATCTACGAGTTCATTATACTTTAAAAGCCTGAATTTGAATCGGTTCTTTCATTGGGGGGACTCATTTCTTCGCTGCTTCGCGATCAGTCAGGCAAAGCAATCAAGAGTGACATCAGTATCACCCTCAGTCAGGTGCTGAGGAATGACCGAACGATAAACAACTGCAATGGATTGGATGGATCTTTAATGGCTAAGAAAAAAACTGTTTATGAGAAACTTTGTGAACTGGCCAGTAACCTCTGGTGGAGCTGGCAGCCTGATGTCACACAAATATTTCATCTGATTGATCCTGATAAATGGTCTGAACTGAATCATAACCCGGTTCTGCTGCTGAAAGAATACTCGCCGGAACAACTGGATGATAAATTAAGCAGCCTGAGCCTGCACTCCCGTGTGAACGTGGCTTATCGTCGCTGGCTGGAATACATGGATCGCTCTGATACCTGGGGGTCGACTAACGCGACCATTCTGGGGCATCGCTGTGCCGCCTATTTCTCGGCGGAATTCGGGATTCACGAATCGTTGCATATTTATTCCGGCGGCCTGGGTGTTCTGGCGGGTGACCATCTGAAAAGTTCTTCGGACCTGGGATTACCTCTGGTTGCCATCGGTCTATTTTACGGGGAAGGTTATTTCTCACAGCACATCGATAAAGCCGGCTGGCAGCAGGAATCGTATACGGAAGCCAAGACCGAGAATCTGCCGATCATTCCCGCTTACACACCCGAGGGCAAGCCGGTGATGATTTCGGTTACGACCCGCTCAGGTGAAATTTTTGCCAAGGTCTGGCGGATCAACGTGGGACGCGTGCCTTTGTATCTGCTGGACACGGATGTACCGGAAAACAGCCAGGAAGACCGGAATCTGACCGCACGTCTGTATGGTGGCGATCAGCGAACCCGCATCCGCCAGGAAATCATGCTGGGGATCGGTGGTGTCAAGGC is from Gimesia maris and encodes:
- a CDS encoding C45 family autoproteolytic acyltransferase/hydolase, which produces MFRSPRRFSVLCFLLLLTLVCLSPVVASAQTIARCGEGWLEKIDGYYVLHLKGTHYEMGYQQGVLLKEDVRKNMYNLLNEKGETTLVDLGPVKLKPRQAIETVVQIQKPYTPQKYVDEMQGLAAGAGIAYEDVRATNFIPEMFHCSGFSIANSATKDGTLYHGRVLDYACDWGLQDHAVLVVAEPKGGIPFVNVSYAGFIGSVTGMNMQSVSIGEMGGRGLGHWSGVPMAFLVREVLETAKDLDEAIAVFRDNYRTCEYYYVIADGKTNRSVGMATSWEKMELIQPGESHPLLPNPVKDAALLSAGDRYQELSKRVKQGYGEFTAESAIELMSRPVAMKSNLHNVLFEPKSTKLWVANASSDGKPAANQKYYGFQLSELLKRKPDLNAPVYPMPTGQAVSQKTE
- a CDS encoding MMPL family transporter, with protein sequence MFRVLGNTVVRYWQIILVCWVVAVAGISYVAPEWSSVVMNGEFAFLPADSPSLQGEKLFKRAFPDDLLASSIVIVVRREHGDQGLRPQDLKFIEDTLKPQLEDIVEEQGGYATESKEHGIESNKSNISRIRTYTDKSIGDLLQSEDNKASLVIVELSTEFLDQSNAKTVESIENLLKKDEFKKSIEPGLDITLSGIATVGRDMIRAANQSAEATELWTVLLVILLLIIIYRAPILALIPLFTVFVSVKIALSVLAILGSWGWVGLFSGIEIYVTVILYGAGVDYCLFLIARHREELDKECTFKEAISNSIATVGAALAASAGTTMCGIGMMVFAEFGKFQQAGIAMALSLFFVLIASLTLSPALLCLAGRFAYWPQSFNERVAISAGWLTPSSVMARLMQRNWAGSLWESVSLALLKKPGKIWLSTFLVLFPFVLISLACYGNLSYGLLSELPSEDPSVVGTKAVQGHYPAGATGPLTLLFENPDVNFSDSKGREAIEKLTADLLKNKEELGIADIRNMTKPFGIGAADEMEKARDLRGLAKLRAISRIKVIKNYYVSSEPELENHVTRMDLILEKDPFSHDSMMQLERVKKAVSKSLPANLRTDTKLYYIGATASISDLKSVTDQDQARIDILVLGSVFIILVILLRRPAISAYLILSVFFSYLVTLGVTFTVFWALDPHNFTGLDWKVPMFLFTILIAVGEDYNIYLITRIDEEQKTKDPVDGVISALKSTGGIISSCGIIMAGTFSSLMAGTLVGMQQLGFALAFGVLLDTFIIRPIIVPAYLIMLYRGYFGSWGKYLGAAQFLDTKPQPELDSSHAK
- a CDS encoding NAD(P)H-hydrate dehydratase codes for the protein MNLQRISDLPPLPQRPVDSHKGTFGKVLVIAGSAGMSGAASLSGMGALRGGAGLVFLAVPHEIQSIVAAVNPCYLTLPLHVEPSGHLTGPSAKFLLGQIDDFAAIAIGPGLGKLPWVQMLIWKLYAELKQPLIIDADALNVIAASNQHLPAAAGPRLFTPHPGEFARLTGKSISEISEDRETHACEYAQQQQVVLLLKGADTVITDGSRITVNTTGNSGMSTGGTGDVLTGLLTALCGQGMPAFAAAQLAAHLHGLAGDLAAEDLSQPALIASDLIDYLPDAWLQRQNETNI
- a CDS encoding NUDIX hydrolase, with amino-acid sequence MTDICIDLNEYRVNLRVAAIVRRGDDVLLCRPPGHDWWFLPGGRIKVNEDSLTAVRRELTEEIGPGFEVRKPTAIVENFFNLDDRRFHEICTVYEVTWHGTAIAATVEDVQEVFGWFSLAELRDVVLKPDLIKQRIFNPRADLELIVNRDNG
- a CDS encoding phytanoyl-CoA dioxygenase family protein gives rise to the protein MSSSSESLTRERLSAEEVEKFEQDGYLILRNLCPESLRQEMLAATKDGLSRVVEPVEYEADVEYPGSPSSRNVAGGETVRRLLQSHSRGMSFTQLVSHPALVNRLSQLLGPDYVMPLAHHNCIMTKQPEFSSDTMWHQDIRFWSFERRELISVWVALGEENTDNGCLKVIPGTHRMTFEPHRLDERIFLRPDLPENQELIETSVSAELHPGDILLFHCRTFHAATRNFTDQAKFSVVFTFRPADNPPISGTRSASLPELVIHSNP
- a CDS encoding DUF2314 domain-containing protein, yielding MSEEENIVLYQSDDPDMVKASQQARKTFKYFWRELSWECRRIIPGLDFAAVKVAFHDPDVAPGDPDTEHMWVNGIDCNGREIMGTLNNDPEWLTNVKDGDQICEPMSAISDWIFAVRGRAYGGYTVNLIRSRMSSSQQRAHDQAWGMDFGDPDEIEVVYVPTEPVGFLGRLFGKKPVIDPEVRKQNMLEHPMCINMGESLEAALQESREMVTDTDEEGWTMLHRDALAGNATVVKILLEHGADPTLKTPEGDTPYDLARRFGWKHVMKLLAN
- a CDS encoding RDD family protein, yielding MKYAGFWVRTIAYVIDIVPISIIVVTVFYLYADFGETWTTYRADRTNVDARVQFMAERNWIREISFGVWLVYCALMEGSSVQGTLGKRLMGIRVVDRLGNRISFGCSVIRNLSKITSYLPFLMGFFWIAGSRQKHGWHDMLAKTDVVYRESRLHEYFK
- a CDS encoding NUDIX hydrolase, which gives rise to MTYRNRVFLYITNEDHLLVFDHVDFPEAGTQIPGGTIEPGEIPEDAALREAREETGLNGFSSPVLIARQKMDLEPFGKQEIIDAWFYHLQYEGERKARWRHAEQTPGDGSAQPILFELYWVPLHGEVSLNGADGMYLEQVCERMKCE
- a CDS encoding carbon-nitrogen hydrolase family protein produces the protein MKNKITVAACQLFDVQDDLEQSLAKIKEYATQASEQGAALVCFPESYLQGYTTKEILARERALDISSDRFTDILKRLESLQPTLVIGFIEKAGTQLFISAAVVRQGTLLGCYRKTRLAPGERLFDPGTETPTFEVEGLRFGVNICYELNLPECAATIASQQAQLMVCPCYNMLHPENAEWWKHRHNTIRAERTRETGLWLLSADVTGSRDGQIAYGPTALIDPDGTVVAQVPLMEEGLLLQEITF